From the Candidatus Hinthialibacter antarcticus genome, the window CCCCGGCAATATGGTGATGGACCAACTTATGCAAGCGCAAACCAGCCAGCGCTATGACAAAAACGGCGAGTGCGCCCAACAGGGGCAAGTGCTTACCGCATTGCTTGAAAAAGCGTTAGCGCATCCGTATTTTCAAAAGGCGCCGCCCAAAGCAACGGGCCGCGAAGACTTCGGCGAAGAGTTTGTGCGCTGGTTGATCTCAGAAAGCGCAGGCGCAAAATTGAATGACCTGCTAGCCACGGCGTTAGAACTGACGGCGTCGAGCATTACCCAATCCTATCAGAATTATTTATATCCAATCGCCGAACCCAAACGCGTAATCGTCAGCGGCGGCGGCGTCCGCAACGCCTATTTGATGCAACGGCTGCGAGCGCTTGCGCCGGAACTGCAATGGCAAGCCAGCGACGACGCGGGCGTTTTGTCCGACGCCAAAGAAGCGCTGGGCTTTGCGATGTTGGGGCTAGCGACGCTGCACAGCGTCCCGTCGAATGTCCCGTCTGTCACGAAAGCAAAACGCCCCGTCGTGCTGGGCAGCATCTCGCCGGGGCGTGGGTTTCGCGTCGATATTTGAGTGATGTAGCGTCGTTATACTCGGCGCGGGTACATCTCTATGAGCGCCCGCGCCGGGCATAATTTTTAATCGTTTTTACGTGGCTAACGCTTACTTCTTACGGGCATTCCAAAGCGGTTGGAGGTCTTTCCAACCGATCAGTTTGACGTTGTGTTCATCAATGAATTTTTTCGTCTCGGGATTGGTGAAGATTTTGTATTCTTCATTGCGCTTCATGTGCGTCCCGGTAATCGCCTTTGATTCTTCCGTCAAAACATTGGGGTGAATAATCAGCAGATGGACGCCCGGCTCCAAATTGGCGATCAACTCGCGGTAGGCCTCCTCCGTCTGTTCGAGGGGGACGTCGTCAATCGCGGGCAGGCTGTCGATTAACGGAATGCCGCGCGCCGCCAACGCGTTCGCCGCTTCGACGGGAAACTGGATACCGTCGCGTTTGGCGCGTTCGAGCATCCATTTTGAGGCGCTGAAATTCATAAATGGAATGTTGTATTCCTCTGAAAGTTTCAGCGCGGCTTGCCAAAAGGCAGGGTGCGCGTAAACCGTCCCCATGTGAGAATCCATGTGGGTCGGTTTCATTCCGTTTTTGATTGCATGCTCAATCTGCGCGCGGATTTCTTTTTCTACCTCATCGGCTTTGGCGGATTGCACAACCGAACGCACGCCATGAAAGAAGTATCCGTCTGGATCAAGCAACCCCGGAACATCCGACTTGGGCGCCACTGGCCCCCAGCGGTATTTTTTCCACTCAGCGGTCAGAGTGAGATGCAGCCCCATATCGGCGTCGGGGTTTTCACGAAAATATTGGGCGGCTTCTGGAAACCAGGGGCAAGGAACCATTACGCTGGCGCTGGTGACGATGCCTTTGTCTAGGCATTCCATACACGCTTCGTTCGCGGAGCGGCACATGCCCATGTCATCCGCGTGAATAATCAATAGAACGTCGTCTGCCTGATACCCCAGGCGTTCAGCTACGGTTTCGGCTACCACTCCATGCAAAGCCATCATCACGCTCATCAATAAACCAATTCGGACTATCAGTTTTATCATCTTTTCACCTGTGGATTATGATCTGTCGTTTGAAAACAAAATTATTTTAGTCATGTTACTTACAATTTATCTGACGCATCATCCTTTAGATTGTCTCAAGATTACAAACGCCCTGTCAAGTCAAGAATAATTGCATACATTCTCTGATGAGCCGCGACATTTCAGCCGGGTTGGACTATTATTTGCATATCATAAGAAAATAAGTAGAATTATAGTCTACAAAATGTACGAACCTAGAATGGAGTTTTTGCCTTATGTTCAGAATGAGTCGGTCAGAACACGGATTTACATTGATTGAACTGCTGATTGTTGTAGCAATTATCGGGATTCTGGCGGCAATCGCAGTCCCAAACTTCTTGAATGCGCAGGTAAGGGCGAAGATCGCCAAGGCCGAAGCGGAAATGCGCAATGTGAGTACAGCCTTAGAGAGTTATCGTTTAGATAACAACTTCTATCCGCCTTGGATGAATGAAAATGGATCAGCGCGCAACGGTTCCGGCTCAAATATTGGCATCAGCCACCGTTTTCACGCTTTAACGTCTCCGATCTCGTATATGGGAGCCATACCAATTGACCCATTTATCGTCAGCCACTTTGAAAACCAAGACGCCGTTTATGATACGTATGATTATGTTGACGCTTGGTCAACCGTCAATTGGGGAAATGCGACAAGTTTAGGAAGTTCTTTCCGTTGCGGCATGTGGCGCCTCGCCAGCGCAGGACCTGACGCCACAATGAGTTATGGAGGCGTTGTTAATTACACATCGAGCAACGGTTTGCAAAGTTGGGGTGATTTAGTCCGGGTTGGCCCCAAAGCGTCTTACCCCTGTGACAAGACTTTTGTCGATTAAGAAAACTCGATTCATAGACAAGTAATTAAAGAGGGTTACAAACCCTCTTTTTTTATTCATCCGATAAGTGAATACTTGCATTGATGGATAGTCATGATTTTGATTCCGAAAACGTATCCCGGCCTATCAATAATTGACAAACCAATTCAGGCATGGGTGCAACTCTGAGAGCGCCTGTGCATAAGGGCCTGAAAGCCCGCACTGAAGCGAGCAGAGTTCGAGCAGAGTTGTACCCATGCCATATACAGCGAAATCTCAATTCAATTTATAAAAGTCTCCAACTTTACGGAAGAACCATATTCTTTGTCTCTATGTTCTATTCACAACATTCAAGTGTCTCTAATTGGACTAAAAAACAAATATTCAATCGAATTCAACTTTGAATTTTTAATGGATACTTCTGTGCGTTAAAATTTGAAGCGCTCGTTTTGAATCCTGGTATGATATCGCTTGGAGCGAAAACCATGAACGCCAATCCCGCTGACCTCGCCGTTATCGACGCCAATGTTTGGAGCGCTCCTGGAGAAACCCGCGCCGAAGCGGTCGCCATTCGCGACGGGCGCATTCTTGCGGTCGGCTCCACCCACGCCATCGAAGAATGGATCGCGCCTTCAACCACCATCATCGAAGGGCGCGGACGGTTTGTCGCGCCGGGCTTTATTGACTCGCACGTCCATTTTCTCGAAGGCGGCTTTCAGCTGTCGTCCGTCCAATTGCAAGATTGCGCTTCAGAAGAAAAATTCGTCGAAGCCATCCGCCGCTTTGCTGAAACCTTGCAACCAGACGAGTGGATTCTCGGCGGCAACTGGAACCACTACTTGTGGGGCGGCGAAATGCCGCGCCGCGATTGGATCGACGCGGTCACGCCGCGTAATCCGGTTTGGATCGACCGCCACGACGGACACATGGCGCTAGCCAACACCCTCGCCATCGAACGCGCGGGCCTGGCGGCAAACGTCGCCGAGATCGACGGCGGCGAAATTGAGCGCAACCCCGACGGCTCGCTCACCGGGGTCTTCAAAGACAACGCCATGATTCTCATTCAACGGGTGTTGCCCAAGCCCACGACGGAGCAATCGGGCAAAGCGCTGCAAGCCGCGATGCAACACGTCGCCGCGCAAGGCGTCACCAGCATTCATCACATGGGGTCTTGGGATGATTTGGCGGTTTTTAAAAAATCACACACCACTGGAGACCTCAAGACGCGCATTTACGCGGCGGTCCCGATTTCGACTTGGGAACCCCTACGCGACGAAGTCGAAGCCAACGGACGCGGCGACGAATGGCTGCGCATCGGCGCATTGAAGGGTTTTCTAGACGGTTCGCTGGGTTCAAAAACCGCGCAGTTTTTTGAGCCGTATCTCGACGATCCCGACAACGACGGCTTGCTTGTTGAGTCGCCGCAGGAACTCTATGAAAAAATCCAACCCGCAGACAAAGCAGGCTTACATGTGTTGATGCACGCCATCGGCGACCGCGCCAACCATGAAATACTGAACGTCTTCGAGCGCGTCATTGAAGCCAACGGCCCGCGCGACCGGCGCTTTCGCATCGAACACGCCCAGCACCTGCGTCCCGACGATATCGCCCGTTTTCATACGCTGAACGTCATCGCCAGTATGCAGCCCTATCACCTGATGGACGACGGCTGTTGGGCCGAGGCCGCCATCGGCGCCAAGCGCAGCAGCGTGACCTATGCGTTTCGTTCGTTGCTCGACGCACAAGCGCGGCTGGCGTTTGGGTCGGACTGGTTCGTCGCGCCGCCTACGCCGCTGGAGGGAATCTACGCCGCCGTCTCCCGCCGCACCAAAGACGGCAATCACCCCGACGGTTGGACGCCGCTGCAAAAAATCACCGCTGAGGAATCATTGCAAGCGTACACCACCGACGCCGCCTACGCTTCGTTTGAAGAAGAGCAAAAGGGCGCTCTCAAGCCTGGAATGTATGCGGATTTAGTCATCATCGACCACGACATCGCCGAAATATCAAGCGATGAGATAGCGAAAGCGCATGTCGATTTAACTCTGGTCAACGGCGATATCGTCTTCGAAAATAACGCCGAATAAGCCCCCCCCCTTATTGGGATGAATGCGCACAAAAAACGGGCTGGCGATTTCACCAACCCGTTGTGATGAAGCATGAATGGTTTTAAGCAGCGCTTAGTAGACGCTCCATGAATCAACGTCCGAGCCGCCTAACGAAATGACCTTCAGGTTGTCATATAATCCAAACTGGGTCGAGGTAAAGCGCGAGTCGAAGGTATCCTCATAACCGAACATGATTTTTCCTGATGGATAGGTATCATCGGCGTCGTCATATTCGACAACTTTGATGAAACCATCATCTGTGGTTTGCACCCAAGGGAAGTCGCTGTTAATAAAATCAATTTCCTCGGTGATTTCACTT encodes:
- a CDS encoding polysaccharide deacetylase family protein → MIKLIVRIGLLMSVMMALHGVVAETVAERLGYQADDVLLIIHADDMGMCRSANEACMECLDKGIVTSASVMVPCPWFPEAAQYFRENPDADMGLHLTLTAEWKKYRWGPVAPKSDVPGLLDPDGYFFHGVRSVVQSAKADEVEKEIRAQIEHAIKNGMKPTHMDSHMGTVYAHPAFWQAALKLSEEYNIPFMNFSASKWMLERAKRDGIQFPVEAANALAARGIPLIDSLPAIDDVPLEQTEEAYRELIANLEPGVHLLIIHPNVLTEESKAITGTHMKRNEEYKIFTNPETKKFIDEHNVKLIGWKDLQPLWNARKK
- a CDS encoding prepilin-type N-terminal cleavage/methylation domain-containing protein, coding for MFRMSRSEHGFTLIELLIVVAIIGILAAIAVPNFLNAQVRAKIAKAEAEMRNVSTALESYRLDNNFYPPWMNENGSARNGSGSNIGISHRFHALTSPISYMGAIPIDPFIVSHFENQDAVYDTYDYVDAWSTVNWGNATSLGSSFRCGMWRLASAGPDATMSYGGVVNYTSSNGLQSWGDLVRVGPKASYPCDKTFVD
- a CDS encoding amidohydrolase; amino-acid sequence: MNANPADLAVIDANVWSAPGETRAEAVAIRDGRILAVGSTHAIEEWIAPSTTIIEGRGRFVAPGFIDSHVHFLEGGFQLSSVQLQDCASEEKFVEAIRRFAETLQPDEWILGGNWNHYLWGGEMPRRDWIDAVTPRNPVWIDRHDGHMALANTLAIERAGLAANVAEIDGGEIERNPDGSLTGVFKDNAMILIQRVLPKPTTEQSGKALQAAMQHVAAQGVTSIHHMGSWDDLAVFKKSHTTGDLKTRIYAAVPISTWEPLRDEVEANGRGDEWLRIGALKGFLDGSLGSKTAQFFEPYLDDPDNDGLLVESPQELYEKIQPADKAGLHVLMHAIGDRANHEILNVFERVIEANGPRDRRFRIEHAQHLRPDDIARFHTLNVIASMQPYHLMDDGCWAEAAIGAKRSSVTYAFRSLLDAQARLAFGSDWFVAPPTPLEGIYAAVSRRTKDGNHPDGWTPLQKITAEESLQAYTTDAAYASFEEEQKGALKPGMYADLVIIDHDIAEISSDEIAKAHVDLTLVNGDIVFENNAE